From a single Oceanobacillus kimchii X50 genomic region:
- a CDS encoding helix-turn-helix domain-containing protein — protein sequence MDIGDRIIQLREAKRWSQKELAKIAQINVSVMNRIEAGDRPIRGEELSRFASIFEVSTDFLLGRTNEIKQNTSDEKQYFIEKIQEDFPEADLMFNDLASFSSKDLQDVYDYIRFKKSQKENNA from the coding sequence ATGGATATCGGAGATCGTATCATTCAATTACGCGAAGCAAAACGTTGGAGCCAAAAAGAATTAGCAAAAATAGCTCAAATTAATGTTAGTGTAATGAATCGAATTGAAGCAGGAGATAGACCAATTCGTGGGGAAGAACTAAGTCGATTTGCTTCAATATTTGAAGTTTCTACTGACTTCTTATTAGGGCGAACAAATGAAATTAAGCAAAACACTAGCGACGAAAAACAATACTTCATTGAAAAAATTCAAGAAGATTTTCCAGAAGCTGATTTAATGTTTAATGATTTAGCAAGTTTTTCCTCGAAAGATCTCCAAGATGTTTATGACTACATCAGATTTAAAAAAAGTCAGAAAGAAAATAACGCATAA
- a CDS encoding XtrA/YqaO family protein gives MRLKDILIREDHLPYSTEEKDKPFIIVYSKGKTKMSYLPDHGETKIITHQGEVKRVRFDEGEEFK, from the coding sequence ATGCGATTAAAAGATATCCTCATTCGAGAAGATCATTTGCCTTATTCCACCGAAGAGAAGGACAAGCCTTTTATTATTGTCTACTCAAAAGGAAAAACAAAGATGTCGTATTTGCCGGATCATGGAGAGACAAAAATCATTACTCATCAAGGAGAAGTAAAACGTGTTCGTTTCGATGAGGGTGAAGAGTTTAAATAG
- a CDS encoding sigma factor-like helix-turn-helix DNA-binding protein, whose product MGRKLEDKNWVDNLLAEYEYGKKALEDMKKRLDPEVEMEEKDIKVIDEMIKDMSYAMNWMHTGREPDSYGGVDKRSAYQRRVIYDMDLLPSLDIEPTERKLTENEKIMITEILLVLSARERQCYLLHMAQGWSMGEISEELNIAKSSVQQFIQRAKKKVACRTKDIQAHL is encoded by the coding sequence ATGGGACGAAAACTTGAAGATAAAAATTGGGTAGATAATTTATTAGCAGAGTACGAATATGGAAAAAAAGCATTAGAGGATATGAAGAAAAGATTAGATCCAGAAGTTGAAATGGAAGAAAAAGATATCAAAGTAATTGATGAAATGATTAAAGATATGTCCTATGCCATGAATTGGATGCATACTGGACGAGAACCTGACAGCTATGGGGGAGTAGATAAACGTTCAGCATATCAGCGTAGAGTTATTTACGATATGGATTTATTACCATCGTTAGATATAGAACCGACGGAAAGAAAGCTTACGGAAAATGAAAAAATCATGATTACGGAGATATTGTTGGTGTTATCTGCTCGAGAAAGACAGTGCTACTTGCTGCATATGGCACAAGGATGGAGTATGGGGGAAATATCGGAGGAACTTAACATTGCGAAATCTTCCGTGCAACAATTTATTCAACGAGCAAAGAAGAAAGTGGCTTGTCGTACGAAAGACATACAAGCCCACCTATAG
- a CDS encoding phage major tail protein, TP901-1 family has translation MAEMLQGKNKVLLFRLLNESTNEAAKLVFQTEHTFSYSRALDRIITKDGTIVKVGELESEVSIEAIQSKDDPVREMLEDAVKKGEKIELWEVTVDESLKEGDKYPAVYAQGYLDSWESAANAEEQATVSSNFIVELEPQVGMATLTTEQEEAVQYVFQDTVVEEAPVNE, from the coding sequence ATGGCAGAGATGTTACAAGGAAAAAACAAGGTTTTATTATTTCGTTTATTAAATGAAAGTACAAATGAGGCTGCGAAGCTAGTGTTTCAAACGGAACATACATTTTCGTACTCCCGTGCACTTGATCGTATTATCACGAAAGATGGAACGATTGTAAAAGTTGGAGAACTAGAATCTGAAGTAAGTATTGAAGCAATCCAGTCTAAAGATGATCCAGTACGAGAAATGTTAGAAGATGCAGTGAAGAAAGGTGAAAAAATTGAGTTATGGGAAGTAACCGTAGATGAATCACTAAAAGAGGGAGATAAATATCCAGCTGTTTATGCTCAAGGATACTTAGATTCCTGGGAGAGTGCTGCGAATGCTGAAGAACAAGCAACAGTATCGAGTAACTTCATAGTAGAATTAGAACCTCAAGTTGGGATGGCAACATTAACTACTGAGCAAGAAGAAGCAGTTCAGTACGTATTTCAAGATACTGTAGTAGAAGAAGCACCAGTAAATGAATAA
- a CDS encoding tail assembly chaperone has product MEFKVNNKEYALKFGIKFIRQLDEVYKVDYQGLEFGMGVNLAYINLVQKNPTALVEVIKAGISHHTNTPKQSKIESAIEEYAEIHDGLSTLFTELLDEMGKSVMVKDTLKDFQEKAVKTK; this is encoded by the coding sequence ATGGAATTTAAAGTTAATAACAAAGAATATGCATTGAAATTTGGTATAAAATTTATTAGACAACTAGATGAAGTATATAAAGTTGACTATCAAGGGTTAGAGTTCGGAATGGGAGTAAACTTAGCTTATATTAATTTAGTACAAAAAAATCCAACTGCTTTGGTAGAAGTTATTAAAGCTGGGATTTCACATCACACCAATACTCCTAAACAATCAAAAATTGAATCAGCTATTGAAGAATATGCAGAAATACATGATGGATTATCTACATTATTTACTGAATTATTGGATGAAATGGGGAAGTCGGTAATGGTCAAAGACACACTCAAAGACTTTCAGGAAAAAGCGGTAAAAACCAAGTAA
- a CDS encoding phage tail protein, with translation MSNSLSVEHYLEITGVKSYVNQFKNMSDEVGGLGNQLIDTGNSVKGLVDQLSTVTGGIGLFKQLQDYLQSDTVQSFTGMFTGLVGAVDNTTAAIQSMQDVTKSLPTAFNSIQSTGKKLWGILKANPILTIVSVIAGLIGVLLQLYQTNETVRGAIDSAWAAIQSVFTGAVDSISNIDISGIISTIVTTLTTMLPVMLETGISFLQGFITGVIQQAPLLIEMVTSLIQTILGSFTTMLPLLIEVFSGIVTSLIDSVVMMLPLVITTIITLITTITETIILYLPMILDMGIQLITAIINGLLIALPMIVETILTIVTTFINLIVESLPMIIEAGISILTSLINGIITVIPQLLNVGMQLITSLVNTVIQLLPGLIQTGIQLLMSLIQGILQVLPSLISTGIQLIMQLAKTIISMLPQLLSAGVQIVLSLLKGIGSLLVQLLSIGRDLVARVLSGIAEKVSGLATAGKDMVFKAIEGVKEAAGRFVTAGKDLISGMITGIKDKAKDLVSSAVQAAKDAVNGVLSFLGIKSPSRLFMGIGDDTMEGFIVGVNQMSGKLSKAMVNVTNGATKAFHAEMSPNLDLAGEVNSVHQFSNPQSVAVQSNVEQSNQPAYINLRIGNSDFQSFVEDISHVQERKAFRTRRV, from the coding sequence ATGTCCAATAGTTTATCTGTAGAACATTATTTGGAAATAACCGGAGTAAAAAGTTATGTGAATCAATTCAAAAATATGTCTGACGAAGTTGGTGGGCTAGGTAATCAACTTATTGATACTGGGAATTCAGTAAAAGGACTAGTTGATCAATTAAGTACAGTGACCGGAGGAATTGGTCTGTTTAAGCAATTACAGGATTATCTACAATCTGACACAGTTCAAAGTTTCACAGGGATGTTCACAGGATTGGTTGGTGCTGTTGATAATACTACTGCCGCGATTCAGTCAATGCAAGATGTGACAAAGAGTCTTCCTACTGCATTCAATTCAATTCAATCTACTGGGAAGAAGTTGTGGGGGATATTAAAAGCAAATCCTATTCTTACGATTGTTTCTGTGATAGCTGGATTAATAGGTGTTCTTTTGCAATTATATCAAACGAATGAAACGGTTCGAGGAGCGATTGATTCTGCATGGGCGGCTATTCAGTCGGTATTTACAGGTGCGGTAGATTCCATAAGTAATATTGACATATCAGGTATTATTTCTACCATTGTTACTACTTTAACTACTATGCTCCCAGTAATGCTAGAAACAGGAATAAGTTTTTTACAAGGTTTTATAACTGGTGTAATTCAACAAGCACCTTTATTAATAGAGATGGTGACGAGCTTAATTCAGACCATTTTAGGTTCATTTACAACCATGCTTCCTTTACTAATTGAAGTATTTTCAGGGATTGTAACATCACTTATTGATTCTGTTGTGATGATGTTGCCGTTAGTAATTACGACGATAATTACGTTAATAACAACTATTACTGAAACAATTATTTTATATCTTCCTATGATTTTAGATATGGGAATACAATTAATAACTGCGATTATCAATGGTTTATTGATAGCCTTACCAATGATTGTTGAAACTATTTTAACAATTGTAACCACCTTTATAAATTTAATTGTCGAAAGTCTGCCAATGATTATCGAAGCGGGGATAAGTATATTAACCTCATTAATAAACGGGATAATTACTGTCATACCACAATTATTAAATGTTGGTATGCAACTTATAACATCACTTGTTAATACGGTAATCCAGTTATTACCTGGTTTGATTCAAACGGGTATTCAACTGTTAATGTCTTTAATACAAGGTATATTACAAGTACTGCCGTCCTTAATTAGTACGGGAATACAATTAATTATGCAATTAGCGAAAACAATTATATCGATGCTGCCACAACTGTTAAGTGCTGGTGTACAAATCGTACTATCGCTATTAAAAGGAATTGGTAGCCTACTCGTTCAACTGTTATCTATCGGTAGAGATTTAGTTGCTCGAGTGTTAAGCGGAATTGCTGAAAAGGTGTCCGGACTAGCTACAGCTGGAAAAGATATGGTATTTAAAGCAATAGAGGGTGTGAAAGAAGCAGCAGGTAGGTTTGTAACAGCGGGTAAGGATCTTATCTCTGGAATGATTACAGGTATAAAAGATAAGGCGAAAGATTTGGTTAGTTCTGCTGTTCAAGCAGCCAAGGATGCAGTAAACGGTGTACTAAGTTTCTTAGGCATAAAATCTCCATCAAGGTTATTTATGGGGATTGGTGATGACACAATGGAAGGCTTTATTGTTGGAGTGAACCAAATGTCAGGGAAGCTAAGTAAAGCAATGGTGAATGTAACAAACGGTGCAACAAAGGCATTTCATGCAGAGATGAGTCCGAATTTGGATTTAGCAGGAGAAGTAAATAGCGTACATCAATTTTCTAATCCTCAAAGCGTAGCAGTACAGTCCAATGTCGAACAATCTAATCAACCAGCCTATATCAATCTAAGAATTGGAAATAGCGATTTTCAATCTTTTGTGGAAGACATCTCACATGTACAAGAAAGAAAAGCTTTTCGTACTAGAAGAGTATAA
- a CDS encoding distal tail protein Dit encodes MYLFTDTSPREEPINGSSSLQTTYNDMNIDNLLSDTQGRFITTSISGRNLPSKSIVTNEYLGMHGLREGDFKYEPREIVVKFLLEDKTNSGFRNRFHRLYTLLQGQKRKLRFTDENAYYLATFKEADIPEEDSNSIEGSLIFLCTDPAKYFERVETDINRDSESYSIESIEPTSWEIKVNFTENVSYFSFNESKGLYIYLNYEFIEGDQLFIEYDKRKVLLNSQHDLRKTVSLQSSFQQLIPGDTEIITSHGCTLIYNKKDYS; translated from the coding sequence ATGTATTTATTTACGGATACATCTCCAAGAGAGGAGCCTATAAATGGCTCCTCTTCTCTACAAACCACCTATAATGACATGAATATAGATAATCTATTGTCAGATACACAAGGAAGGTTTATAACTACTTCTATTTCAGGAAGAAATCTGCCTTCAAAGTCTATAGTAACAAATGAGTATTTAGGAATGCATGGTTTAAGAGAAGGAGATTTTAAATATGAACCAAGAGAGATAGTAGTGAAGTTTCTATTGGAAGATAAAACAAATTCAGGATTTCGTAATAGATTCCACCGACTCTATACTCTTTTACAAGGTCAAAAAAGAAAGTTAAGGTTTACTGATGAAAATGCCTATTATCTTGCAACATTTAAAGAAGCAGATATACCAGAAGAGGACTCGAATTCAATAGAAGGAAGTTTAATCTTTTTGTGTACAGATCCTGCGAAATATTTCGAGCGTGTAGAGACAGATATTAATCGGGATAGTGAATCATATTCTATTGAGTCAATAGAGCCAACATCTTGGGAGATCAAGGTGAATTTTACTGAAAATGTAAGTTATTTTTCATTTAATGAAAGTAAGGGACTTTATATTTATTTAAATTATGAATTTATTGAAGGAGATCAATTGTTCATAGAATACGATAAAAGAAAAGTTTTACTGAATAGTCAACATGACTTAAGAAAAACTGTTAGTTTACAATCGAGCTTTCAGCAATTAATACCTGGAGATACGGAAATTATTACAAGCCACGGTTGTACTTTAATTTATAATAAAAAAGATTATTCATAG
- a CDS encoding tail fiber domain-containing protein → MSELFIFDQDDHLKTIISEDTGLLQTRFREEVNQIPDTPFQFEVEANEDITKHIKEENQVIFRDRSGDYRLFTIKEIDDTTDMGVSITTATCTSALMELNEHIIEKLNLKNQPLAVALEKVLERTRWQFQVDSVDTNANLEIEYQSSLEAMLMITTTWGIEFKDTISIDDNNKIIRTVSFQHRLGEDNGLRFEIDYNATNVKRTIISYPKTALFGQGGTVDEKIIDFSTLEWKVEYGNPVDKPIGQKWIGDPNALSEYGINKDGTLMHRQGIFKDTQIESPEELLEKTWEALIQAQLPEVNYQLIVDTANERFQLGDTAICIDRNFARPIEIQTRIIAMEYDVLSPSDTVQVEMGQFLNLYDDRIDKVIEDIDRNREKWESVGTISKDSYPDKKPSPPTNVEAYGAFKTIQIYWDYTDEIYVDAYEVYGSQVKEFEPDSQHLLWKGNVSAFSHIVETDQKWYYYVRAINHHGTASEWSEQVEANTHRVISEDILFGEELAERMRELHNISDIIGTDGVSFKQISQEAKNLINQQAKQYTDSEISDTRDEIMEDVSSLSNELEYVEGQLVDKVNINDVYTISDIDNMISNKVSLTKYETDYNGVIQDLEQHSSLIEQNEIEIRNRVEQTIFNNEAGILRQSISDVQQLAEGIETTVSSIEFDVTDNQNRMNQAESTINQLATEIDLKVDVDNIVSQINLSQEGVKIKGNLIHLDGTTLINNGVIQNAHIANGAIDKAKLGTAVIGTGQIENGAITNAKIANATIDSAKIANISATKITSGELNANNVQIIGGSGDDYTRIRGSLLESRGKHRRTWRDSTVTHDIKLRLENGYFRARNDTENWSLYFSDWGISTYADAYGDDKDASGFIEFHSAEYSPTNSKSGLTLYSMAGNIGLRTDNGSIHLDPKNLVIVSGTSLRSAVIGVPDNVGQNLYLGVSGTNNGEVRVTNKLFYNNGNPSYYPIRASSFKDSRGRTAYINGSGGGTLSSGSYLSAGGLRTNATNLYLGVPSGSANGKVRVTNNNGYNSGKGIGYRPIQASKFETASSIVHKTNIEEFKGNALKIIEGLNVVNYDFKEDIENNILDNRQIGLIAEHSPKVATNDFSAIDIYSLLMYCVKAIQELNQKILD, encoded by the coding sequence ATGAGTGAATTATTCATTTTTGATCAAGATGATCATTTAAAAACTATTATTTCAGAAGATACAGGTTTACTTCAAACCCGTTTCAGAGAGGAAGTCAATCAAATCCCGGATACACCGTTTCAATTTGAAGTTGAGGCGAACGAAGACATAACGAAACATATAAAAGAGGAAAATCAAGTCATATTTCGTGATCGGAGCGGTGACTATCGTTTATTTACGATTAAAGAGATAGATGATACTACAGATATGGGGGTCTCTATTACTACTGCGACGTGTACTTCAGCGTTAATGGAACTAAATGAACATATTATAGAAAAGTTGAATCTAAAAAATCAGCCACTTGCTGTAGCACTTGAAAAAGTATTGGAAAGAACAAGATGGCAGTTCCAAGTTGATTCTGTCGATACCAATGCTAATTTAGAGATTGAATATCAATCTTCTTTAGAAGCTATGTTGATGATTACTACTACATGGGGAATTGAATTTAAAGATACTATAAGTATTGATGACAATAATAAGATTATTAGAACCGTATCGTTTCAGCATCGCTTAGGTGAAGATAATGGGCTAAGGTTTGAAATAGATTACAATGCTACCAATGTGAAGCGGACAATTATTAGCTATCCGAAAACGGCACTCTTTGGACAAGGAGGAACCGTAGATGAAAAGATCATTGACTTTTCTACTTTAGAATGGAAAGTAGAATATGGTAATCCTGTTGATAAACCAATAGGTCAAAAGTGGATCGGTGACCCGAACGCTCTTAGTGAGTACGGTATAAATAAAGATGGTACATTGATGCATAGACAAGGCATTTTTAAAGATACTCAAATTGAGAGTCCTGAGGAATTGCTAGAAAAAACATGGGAAGCACTGATACAAGCCCAACTACCAGAAGTAAATTATCAACTTATTGTAGACACCGCGAATGAACGGTTCCAATTGGGCGATACAGCAATATGTATTGATCGTAATTTTGCAAGACCAATTGAAATACAAACAAGAATCATTGCTATGGAATACGATGTTCTCAGTCCTTCTGATACAGTTCAAGTTGAAATGGGACAATTTTTAAATTTATACGATGACAGAATTGATAAAGTTATTGAAGATATAGATAGAAATCGAGAAAAGTGGGAAAGTGTTGGTACTATCTCCAAAGATAGCTATCCAGATAAAAAACCATCACCTCCAACGAATGTGGAAGCTTATGGAGCATTTAAAACCATTCAAATATACTGGGATTATACAGATGAAATATATGTTGACGCTTATGAGGTATACGGCTCACAAGTAAAAGAATTTGAACCAGACTCTCAACATTTATTATGGAAAGGAAATGTTTCCGCTTTTTCTCATATAGTTGAGACAGATCAGAAATGGTACTATTATGTTCGAGCTATCAATCATCATGGTACTGCTAGTGAATGGTCAGAGCAAGTTGAAGCAAATACGCATCGGGTGATTAGTGAAGATATATTATTTGGTGAAGAACTAGCAGAAAGGATGCGTGAACTCCATAATATTAGCGATATTATCGGTACAGATGGGGTAAGTTTTAAACAGATATCTCAAGAAGCTAAAAATCTTATTAACCAGCAAGCAAAACAATATACGGATAGTGAAATTAGTGATACACGTGATGAGATAATGGAGGACGTAAGCAGCTTATCGAATGAACTGGAATATGTAGAAGGTCAACTAGTAGATAAAGTAAATATCAATGATGTTTATACGATATCCGACATTGACAATATGATAAGTAATAAAGTGAGCCTGACGAAATACGAAACAGATTATAATGGTGTTATACAAGATTTAGAGCAACATTCTTCACTCATTGAACAAAATGAAATAGAAATTCGAAATAGAGTAGAGCAAACAATATTTAACAATGAGGCTGGCATTCTTAGGCAGTCTATTAGTGATGTCCAACAATTGGCAGAAGGTATAGAAACGACAGTATCTAGTATTGAATTTGATGTAACTGATAATCAGAATCGAATGAATCAAGCAGAATCGACTATTAATCAATTAGCTACTGAAATAGATTTGAAAGTAGACGTAGATAATATAGTTTCACAAATTAACCTCAGTCAAGAAGGAGTAAAAATTAAAGGTAATCTTATACACCTTGACGGTACCACATTAATTAATAACGGGGTTATTCAGAATGCTCATATTGCTAATGGAGCAATTGATAAAGCAAAACTTGGTACTGCTGTGATTGGTACTGGCCAAATTGAAAATGGTGCAATTACAAATGCAAAAATAGCTAATGCAACTATAGATAGTGCCAAGATAGCTAATATATCAGCTACAAAGATTACATCAGGGGAATTGAATGCAAATAATGTGCAGATTATTGGTGGAAGTGGGGATGATTATACAAGAATTCGAGGTAGTTTATTAGAATCTAGAGGTAAGCATCGGAGAACTTGGAGAGATAGTACAGTTACACATGATATTAAATTAAGATTGGAAAATGGGTATTTTAGAGCGCGTAACGATACAGAGAATTGGTCACTGTATTTTAGTGACTGGGGAATTTCCACTTATGCTGATGCTTATGGAGACGATAAAGATGCATCTGGGTTTATAGAATTTCATAGTGCTGAATATTCTCCCACTAATTCTAAATCAGGACTTACATTATATTCCATGGCAGGAAATATAGGATTAAGAACTGATAATGGAAGTATACATTTGGACCCTAAAAATCTTGTAATAGTATCGGGGACAAGTTTGAGATCAGCAGTTATTGGTGTACCTGATAATGTTGGACAGAATTTATATCTTGGTGTAAGTGGTACTAACAATGGGGAAGTCAGGGTAACGAATAAATTATTCTACAATAATGGCAACCCAAGTTACTATCCAATACGAGCATCCTCATTTAAAGATTCAAGAGGCAGAACTGCATATATTAATGGTTCTGGAGGTGGAACTCTCAGTTCAGGAAGTTATTTAAGTGCTGGAGGGTTACGTACAAATGCGACCAATTTATATTTGGGAGTACCAAGTGGAAGTGCCAATGGGAAAGTTAGGGTTACAAATAATAATGGATACAATAGCGGCAAGGGGATTGGGTATAGGCCAATACAGGCCTCTAAGTTTGAGACGGCTTCTAGTATTGTGCATAAAACTAATATCGAGGAGTTTAAGGGCAATGCATTAAAAATAATTGAGGGTCTTAATGTAGTTAATTATGATTTCAAAGAAGATATTGAAAATAATATCCTTGATAATAGACAAATTGGACTTATTGCTGAACATAGTCCTAAGGTAGCTACAAATGATTTCTCGGCTATAGATATTTATAGCTTATTAATGTACTGTGTAAAAGCAATTCAAGAATTAAATCAAAAAATTTTAGATTAA
- a CDS encoding right-handed parallel beta-helix repeat-containing protein has translation MSEIYEKIKGAAEEISTYFIATSHPSIIGDGINDDTLGIQELLNFAKTSGIRIVFPPGHYRLTAPLRLYSNTFIDAQKGVFFSKEHNGAILLNLLSTDEMEEYRGNGNITIKGGEWNANYPNYTGGTSFVLAHAKGILVEDVSLINHGGGHAIEFNAICNGAVMNSKFLGFDDLNGSRTYSEAIQLDLAKNSSVFPWGGSSYDHTPCKNIIIENNFFGSSNQLGAWGRAVGSHSATYGKWHENVIIKNNIVNDCLQWAFRAYSWRDVIIEGNMIYNCGGGIGLDVNNLDDEDSYDEKGNYTGESNDCERIIVKGNLIDGGGSYASAISADGNDTAKIRTVTILNNSINNYNNRAVYLRLLDEVLINNNVFNNIHGTGLTLSETWMVTVSSNLFRSIRENGITCFTGNRAIIISNNNFNYIREHGVWVSGSDTVNISGNNFIGIGYLEKGFVFQGIRITSGAQRITVTGNTFRQWSNTYAMNYAIYVTATVTESVLCVNNMAGIPIQFPANIHEYGNLSLFAD, from the coding sequence ATGAGTGAAATATATGAAAAGATTAAAGGTGCAGCGGAAGAAATAAGCACTTATTTTATTGCTACTAGCCACCCTAGCATCATTGGTGATGGTATTAATGATGACACATTGGGAATTCAAGAACTATTAAATTTTGCTAAAACCTCTGGAATTAGAATTGTTTTTCCTCCAGGTCACTACAGACTTACTGCACCTTTGAGATTATATAGTAATACATTTATCGATGCGCAAAAGGGTGTATTTTTTAGTAAAGAACATAATGGAGCAATATTATTGAATCTGTTATCTACTGATGAAATGGAAGAATATCGAGGAAATGGTAATATCACCATTAAAGGTGGGGAGTGGAATGCTAATTACCCTAATTATACTGGTGGTACTAGTTTTGTTTTAGCTCATGCAAAAGGGATACTTGTAGAAGATGTTTCCCTTATAAACCACGGTGGAGGTCATGCAATTGAGTTTAATGCGATTTGTAATGGTGCAGTAATGAATAGTAAATTTTTGGGTTTTGATGATCTTAATGGAAGTAGAACTTATTCTGAAGCAATACAATTAGATTTGGCGAAGAACTCAAGTGTATTTCCTTGGGGGGGCTCTAGTTATGATCATACCCCGTGTAAAAATATTATTATAGAAAACAATTTTTTTGGCAGTTCTAATCAGTTAGGGGCATGGGGAAGAGCGGTAGGGTCACATTCTGCTACGTATGGTAAATGGCATGAGAATGTAATTATCAAAAATAATATTGTTAATGATTGTCTCCAGTGGGCTTTTAGAGCTTACTCTTGGAGAGATGTAATCATTGAAGGAAATATGATTTATAATTGTGGAGGTGGAATCGGGTTAGACGTAAACAATTTAGATGATGAAGATAGTTACGATGAAAAAGGTAACTATACAGGTGAAAGTAATGATTGTGAAAGAATAATAGTTAAAGGAAATTTAATTGATGGTGGTGGATCATATGCATCAGCAATTAGTGCTGATGGGAATGATACTGCTAAAATACGTACCGTAACTATATTGAATAATTCTATAAATAATTACAATAATAGAGCAGTTTATTTACGATTATTGGATGAAGTCTTAATTAATAATAATGTTTTTAATAATATCCATGGGACGGGTCTTACTTTAAGTGAAACTTGGATGGTAACGGTAAGTTCAAACTTGTTTAGGTCGATTAGAGAAAATGGCATTACTTGTTTTACAGGTAATAGGGCTATTATTATTTCTAATAATAATTTTAACTACATTAGAGAGCATGGTGTTTGGGTAAGTGGTAGTGATACTGTAAACATAAGTGGTAATAACTTTATTGGTATCGGATATCTAGAAAAAGGCTTTGTATTTCAAGGAATTCGTATAACATCGGGTGCTCAGCGTATAACTGTAACAGGAAATACCTTTAGGCAATGGAGTAATACTTATGCAATGAACTACGCAATCTATGTTACAGCTACAGTAACAGAGTCTGTTTTATGTGTTAATAACATGGCGGGAATCCCAATACAATTTCCTGCAAATATTCATGAATACGGAAATCTGAGTTTATTTGCTGATTGA
- a CDS encoding hemolysin XhlA family protein — MLNKEVEPMDKTQQDILEIRNDIKNIKDDVNRLQMNDAKQDEKIVNLQSTLASIQDDTKWIRRMITKAIVTAVITGIISGAIALLLAKF, encoded by the coding sequence ATGCTAAATAAAGAGGTGGAGCCTATGGACAAAACACAGCAGGATATTTTGGAAATTCGAAACGATATAAAAAACATAAAAGATGATGTTAATAGATTACAAATGAATGATGCTAAACAAGACGAAAAGATCGTTAATTTACAGTCAACTCTAGCATCTATACAAGATGATACGAAATGGATAAGACGTATGATTACTAAAGCAATTGTTACCGCAGTTATTACAGGAATAATAAGCGGAGCAATTGCTTTGCTTTTAGCAAAATTTTAA
- a CDS encoding phage holin, whose amino-acid sequence MDKATVTRTLVLFIALINQILVTFDLNPIPGNETIWYEITSTILVFGAAIWSWFKNNYITLRGRKQKEILQEHQLTH is encoded by the coding sequence ATGGATAAAGCAACCGTCACGCGCACTTTAGTATTGTTTATAGCGTTAATCAATCAAATCTTAGTTACTTTTGATCTTAATCCTATCCCAGGTAATGAAACAATTTGGTATGAAATCACTTCAACTATACTAGTATTCGGAGCTGCTATATGGTCTTGGTTCAAAAACAATTACATTACCTTACGTGGTAGAAAGCAAAAAGAAATCTTACAGGAACACCAGTTAACTCATTAA